The DNA region CTGCTGTTCACTGTCAGGAACAGGGTCCTGGggagctgggcctctgctctcatCCACTGCAGCGCTTCTTACCTTCTCGAAGCACACGCAGGGTAATTCCACTGccggtggggaggaggagaggggaggtgcTGGGGAATGACCTCCAGGAGGGGATTCAATCCTCAGGGACTGATGGGACGTGTGCTGCTCACAGGCCCCCAAGGAGCCTCCAAGCGCTCTGGACGGGATACAGGAGCGGAGCGGagtggcgaggcgggaagagggGATCCTCGGGCAGCTCCTAACAGACGCTGTGGGGCTTTCACCCCCCTGACGAGCACCTTGGTCACAGATCAGGCTGCTGCTAGGAGGGTGCTTGAGCCGGGCTTTGCTCCTGCAGGTAGATGGCTGGTAAATGCTTAGTTTGTTTTAGAGAATAATTAATCTGGCCAAGATATAGTCGCAGCCAAGTGCCTACATTCCCATGACAGGGGCCACACTAGGGCAGGCCCAAGGTCTGCAAAGTCCGGCAGCAATGGCCCCTCGGAAAGAGGACGGGACATGGGCTCGTAACCAGGGGTCTCCTGGTTATGGCGCAGCCCGAGACGTTAGAGCTCCTTTCCCAGAGCCTTCGGGCTGAGGCTGGGTGTGAACACGCACCTGCGTGTGCGGCCTCGGCCAAGCCCCGCTGCGGAGGGACGTGCTTGGGGGTGAGGTGCGTGGGTGGCAGCCCGTGCTCGAGGGCGTCCCCACGGTCCTTGTGGCCCCGCTGCTCCAGGGGGTCCCTGCGGTTCCCCGTGGCCCCGAAACTCGAGGGTGTCCCCGCTGTCCCCATGGTCCCCATAGCCCCACTGCTCGagggggtccccatggtcccAGCAGTCCTGCTGCTCCagggggtccccatggtccccCTGGCCCTGATGCTTGAGGGGGTCCCTGTGGTCCTTGTGGCCCTGCTGCTCCAGGGAGTCCccatggtccctgcagccctgctgcctgggcTCTCCGTGGCCTGTGGGGGGCTGGATCCATCCCAGGCCAGGGATCCCACAGCGCAGACCATCTCCGGGCTCCCCACAGCCATCTCACGGCATGGACCATCCTAGGGCtgcccacggccaccccacaGCGTGGTCCATCCCCGGGCtgcccacggccaccccacaGCGCAGACCATCCCTGGGCtgcccacggccaccccacaGCGCGGACCACCCTGGAGCTCCCTACGGCCACCCCACAGCACGGACCACCCTGGAGCTCCTTACAGCCACCCCACAGCGCAGACCACCCCTGGGATCCCCACGGCCATCTCACAGTGTGGACCACCCTGGGGCTCCCCATGGCCACCCCACGGCCCAGATCGTCCCCGGGCTGCCCACGGCCACCCCGCAGCACGGTCCGTCCCGGGGCTCCCCACAGCCAGGAGGGGGCGTGGCGGGGGGCGTGGCGTGACTGGCGGGGGGCGTGGAAGGGACAAGGGGGCGTGGCATGGGGCGCGGCGGGGTGGAGGGGGCGTGGTTACGGGGCTTGGTCCTTGCGGTGGGGCGGCGTGACGTACAGGGCGCGTGTCGCTGGGGCAGAAGGGGGTGGCAAGGGGCAGAGAggcggggcgaggggcggggcaagGGGGGCTCCGCGTGGTGGGCGTGTCGGTGAGGCGTGGCAAGGGGCGTGGCAAGGGGCAGGGTGTGGGGCACCATGGCATGGCGAGGCGCGGGGTGACGTGAAGGGGCGTGGCTAAATGCGGTGGGCGTGGCCTAGGGGCGGAGGGGCGTGGCAACAGGGCGGGCCCAGGGCGGGCCCAGGGCGGGCCCAGGGCGGGCCCAGGGCGGGCCCCGCCCGTACGAGCCTGCGGCGGGCGCGCacgtccccccgcccccctcccccgccatgggctccccgcgccgccccgccgcgccgccgccgccgccgccccctcccgcgccgccgccgctgccgccgcccccggggccgccgtcgccgtgcgcggcggggggcgggcggctgcgggcgctgcactgggagccgctgccggcggcgcgggtGCGCGGGCGCCGCTCGGTgtgggcgccgcgggccgccccggTGCCGCTGGACCTGCCCCGGCTCCGGCAGCTCTTCCAggagccccgcggcgcctccccggggcagcgcccgccgccggcggTGAGGGCTCCCGGGGTCCCGGGATCCCGGCCCCTTCCCCCgtcccggccgcccccccgggatcccggccccttcccccgtcccggccgcccccccggcacccccggccccttccccggcCGCCCCGTCGCGCCCGCCCTGACGGCGCCCTGTGCCCAGGTCTCGCTGCTGGAGCCCAAGCGGAGCCTGGCGCTCGGCGTCTTCCTCAAGCAGCTCAagcggtgagcggggccggggccgggggggctgcccCCCCCTTCCAGTGGGGGGGATGTGGGGaaagctgccccccgcccccccagtgGGGGGGGATGTGGAGggagctgccccccgccccccacatGGAGGGGGAACTGACCCTTGGTCCCCCTCCCACATGGGGCGACGTGGGAGGTAACTGCCCCCCCCTCcagtggggggggtgggggggtagcTGCCCCACACATTGGGGCGTACGGGGGTACCCGCTCCCtgttcccttggcagcaggaccGGGGGGGTTctgcccccccccgtgcccccctgCCAGGGGTGGGGACGTAACTGCCCCCCCGTGACCCGCATCGTGCCCCCCAGGCCGGTCCGTCAGATCGTGCTGGACATCCGGGACGGCGTCGGGGCGCCCTACGGCGCGGAGAAGCTGCGGGAGCTGTCGCGGATGCTGCCGAGCGCCGGAGAGGTGAGGGCTGGGGGCGGCGGTGGGAacgggggcgcccccccccccacgccctgCCGTGGTggtggtgcccccccccccccgccccccgatGCCCGCTCTGCCCGCAGGTCGCCCGGCTGCGCTCcttccccggcagcccccgccagCTCGCCGACCCCGAGCTCTTCATGCTGCTGCTCACCCAAGTGCCCAGGTGGGCCCGggcccaaggggggggggggggtctggggggcatggcgggggggcggggggcgctcccgccccgctcaccccaggccccccccagctaCGCCCGgcgcctggagctgctggtgctcAAGGAGGAGTTCTTCCCCCGGCTCGGCGCGCTGCGCACCGCCATCCAGACCCTGACGGACGCCGCCGTGGGTGcgtgggggccgcggggcggcgggggcaccgtgtcccgtcccccccccgtctCACCCCATCTCCCCCCCACGCAGAGGTGCTGGAGTGCGAGGAGCTGCACGCCATCCTCCACCTCGTGCTGAGAGCGGGCAACTACCTCAACTCGGTGAGCGCCgcgggtggtggtggggatgggggggggtctcggcccggggctgccgcgcggcccccgcgctgctcccgcgTCCCCGCGCCAGGCCCCCGCTCTCCGTCGCAGGGCGGCtacgcgggcagcgccgccggcttCCGCCTGGCCTCCCTGCTGAAGCTGCCCGACACCAAGGCCAACGAGCCGGGCACGGACCTGCTGCACTTCGTGGCGGCGgtgagcgcggcgggcggggggccgcggcgcctggCTGCCGGGggggctgccgctgccgggggggctgccgctgcccggcgccgctgcTGTGGGTCTGTCCCCGGAGTATGTCCCCTACCCTGCTCCTGCAAGACCTGGCTGCGGCGTCCTGCGCTGGTCGCGGTCCCCCCTGCGCCCGCTCCTGCCCCTCCCTGGCCCCGGGAGCTGCCCCGGGCCTGGCCGCCACGGGCAGAGCCTCGTCCCCAGCATCGCGCTTCGCCTTCCCCTGGCCCTGTGGCTCGAGGGGGGTCCCCACGGCTCGAGGGGGTCCCCAgggccccccctgccccaagGAGTCCCCACGGCTTGAGGGGGATCCCCATGGTCCCCGCTGCCCCAAGGGGTCCCCGCAGCTCGAGGGGGACCACGCGGCCCCTGCTGCCCGAGGGGGTCCCCGCTGCCCGAGGGGGTCCCCGCAGCTTGAGGGGGGGTCCCCATGGCTTGAGGGGGTCCCCAgggccccccctgccccaagGGGTCCCTGTGGCTCGAGGGGGGTCCCTGCGGCTCgaggggggggtccccatggctCCTACTGCcccaaggggtccctgcagcttgaggggggtccccatgggcccCGCTACCTGAGGGGGTCCCCGTGGCTTgagggggggtccccatgggcccCGCAGCTCAAGGGGGACCACGCGtcccctgctgccccagggggTCCCCACTGCCCCAAGGGGTCCCCGCAGGCGCTGTGGGTGTCCTTGCTGCCTGGGCTCTCCccggcccgcgcggggccggctcCTTCCTGGGCTGGGGGATCCCGGGTGTGAGCTCAGCCCGGTGCGATCTGTCCCGCCTGGGGCAGCTCCtgcgggctcccccccccccggctgctccGGCGCTGCCCCTCCGTGCTGCTGCCCTTCCCGGCCAGGCCGTCCGCCGGCGCTGGCTCCCGCCTCCGAGGCCGGCCCCGGATGCGCCCGTCGCCGCTGCCGTCGCCTTCCCCCGCAGCCCCTGCGCCCAGGCGGGTTGGCGCTTTCCAGGTCCGGCGCAGGCGTCGCCGACAGCGGTGTCCGTGGCCTCCCTGCGGCCGGGGACGTGGGGCCGAGCCCCGCTCCGGCCTCGGCTCCCCCAGCGCCGCGGCAGCCGCTTCCCCCCGCTCGCCTGAGCCCAGCTCGCGCCCGGGTGGCTCGTGTCCGGCggctccgtccccccccccggtgccgagGGCTGCCGTGTCCTCCCGCAGGAGGCTGCCAAGGCGGAGAAGGGCCTGCTGGACTTCCCGAGCAAGCTGCCGCACGTGGGCCCGGCCTCGCGGTGAGGGCGCCGCGGCCTGCGCCGGTCCCTGCCCCGTGGGGACGGGGACTGCGCGGGTCCCTGCCCCCTGAGGTCTCCGGGGCTTGTGcaggccctgccccacggcgatGGGGTCAGGGGGGCTGCGCaggtccctgccccacggcgacGGGGGCTATGCGGGTCCCTACCCCATGGGGACGGGGTCAGGGGGGCCGCGTGGGCCCTGTTCCCGCAGGGCCAGAGCCAAGTGGGCCACGTGGGCCATGTCCCTATGTGACGGTGTCATGTGGGCGCGTGGGCCCTGCCCCACGGGACGGGGTCACGGGGGCTGCTGGGGCTCTGCCCCACAGGGCTGGAGTCAAGGGGGCTGCGTGGGCCCTGCCCCATGGGATGGGGTCACGGGGGCCGCGTGGGCCCTGCCCCATGGGATGGGGTCATGGGGGCCCTGTCCCCACGGGATGGGGTCATGGGGGTCGTGGGGGCCCTGCCCCACAGTGCCAGGGTcaggggggccgcgggggccctgCCCCACAGGGCTGGAGTCAGGGGGGCTGCACaggtccctgccccacagggacGGGGGCTATGCGGGTCCCTGCCCCACGGGGATGGGGTCAGGGGGGCCACATGGGCCCTGTTCCCATGGAACGGGGTCATGGGGGCTGCTGGGGCTCTGCCCCACGGGGATGGGGTCAGGGGGGCCACATGGGCCCTGTCCCCACGGCATGGGGTCACgggggctgtgggggccctgCCCCACAGGGCCGGAGTCAGGGGGGCCGTGGGGTCCCTGTCCCCGCGGGACGGGGTCATGGTGGCCGCGGGGGCCCTGCCCAACGGgacggggccgcccccgccgccccccacctCGGGGCGTCACGGCGGGGCCgtggcggcgctggggccggggcggcgcggcgggagccgagggtgggggggggctccccgggggcgggggggggggggagctgcgcCCTGGCCGAGGTGCCAGCGCCCGCCCGCGTGCCCGCAGGGTCGAGGAGGCGGAGGTGGAGGGGGAGCTGCGGCGGCTGGCGGAGCGGCTGGcgcgggcccggggccgcccgggcgagCAGGGCGCGGGGCCGCAGCTGCAGCCCTTCCTGCGCGCCGCCGACGGGGAGCTGCGGGCGGCCCGCGGAGCCCTGGAgcagctgcgccgcgccgccgccgccgccctcgacTTCTACTGCGaggaggcggcgccgggcgggctgcAGCAGCTCTGCGCCGTCCTGCACCGCTTCGCCGGGCGCTTCCTCCTCGCCGTGCAGGTACCGGCCTGACCCCGGTGCTCCGGCCCCGTGCGGGtgctgccccgcgccggcggccctCACCCGCCTCTCCCCGGCAGGAGAACCGCGCGCGGGAGCAGGCGCAGCGCCggcggcagcagctggagcgggagcGGCAGAAGCGTCGCTCCGTCGCCACGTGCTCCGCGCGGGACGTGGCGCCGCGGGACGCCGGCACGGGACGCCCCTTCCCGGGGACGCCCCAGCCGGGCCGTCACCCCTGGctctccccgcgccccggcgctgAGCCCGGCCCGGGGGGCAGCCCCCCGGCGTCCCCGGGCTGCGGGAGCCCCGTCCTGCCCCTGCTGCGGCGGCAcacggccccggcgctgccagccctgccccgGGCACCGGGCTGCGCCGAGCCCCCCCCGGCCACCCCCGCCCTCGCCCCGGCCGGCAGCACGGGGGGGCCGTCGGGGCACGGCACCGAGCCCCCcgcgccagcagcagcccccgcgcccggcggccccgcacGCTTCAGCCTGGCCAGCCTCTTCCAGAAGAAGGGGGCCCCGCCGGAGCTGGGcgcccccgaccccccccaggcGCCCCGGGACGGCTCG from Apteryx mantelli isolate bAptMan1 chromosome 1, bAptMan1.hap1, whole genome shotgun sequence includes:
- the LOC136991051 gene encoding FH2 domain-containing protein 1-like, producing the protein MLPSAGEVARLRSFPGSPRQLADPELFMLLLTQVPSYARRLELLVLKEEFFPRLGALRTAIQTLTDAAVEVLECEELHAILHLVLRAGNYLNSGGYAGSAAGFRLASLLKLPDTKANEPGTDLLHFVAAEAAKAEKGLLDFPSKLPHVGPASRVEEAEVEGELRRLAERLARARGRPGEQGAGPQLQPFLRAADGELRAARGALEQLRRAAAAALDFYCEEAAPGGLQQLCAVLHRFAGRFLLAVQENRAREQAQRRRQQLERERQKRRSVATCSARDVAPRDAGTGRPFPGTPQPGRHPWLSPRPGAEPGPGGSPPASPGCGSPVLPLLRRHTAPALPALPRAPGCAEPPPATPALAPAGSTGGPSGHGTEPPAPAAAPAPGGPARFSLASLFQKKGAPPELGAPDPPQAPRDGSALLAFLRRLAGGRARGAPPS